A single window of Modestobacter italicus DNA harbors:
- the chrA gene encoding chromate efflux transporter, which yields MTDQPPVQTTVPFGAAVRTWFGISLQTFGGPAGQIAVMQRALVDERRWIGQRRFLHALNYCTLLPGPEAQQLATYVGWLLHGTAGGLVAGGLFVLPGVVALLALSAVYVAFGTTTAITAVFTGLAAAVLAIVVQAVIRVAGRALASRALVVLAVASFLALAVFGVPFPVVVALAGVAGWALGRWRPAALPQKVAADGADAGPPPVISDDVLHHEAPTARRTVRVLLVGLVAWGLPIAAVGVLTGAHSVFTEQALFFSGAAVVTFGGAYAVLAYVAQQAVAVYGWLSPGEMVRGLALAETTPGPLVMVVQFVAFLGAYRAPGDLDPWVAAVLASLLVTWVTFVPSFLFVLLGAPYMEQLRGNRSLSAALTGITAAVVGVIANLGVYFAVHTLFSGVVEVDRGPLSLELPDLTTLRPVPLVIAAVAAVLLFRLRWSVLRTLGVAALLGLVAGLVGLPVG from the coding sequence GTGACCGACCAGCCGCCGGTGCAGACCACGGTGCCGTTCGGCGCCGCGGTGCGCACCTGGTTCGGCATCTCGCTGCAGACCTTCGGCGGCCCGGCCGGCCAGATCGCGGTCATGCAGCGCGCCCTGGTCGACGAGCGGCGCTGGATCGGCCAGCGCCGGTTCCTGCACGCGCTGAACTACTGCACCCTGCTGCCCGGCCCGGAGGCGCAGCAGCTGGCCACCTACGTCGGGTGGCTGCTGCACGGCACCGCCGGCGGGCTCGTCGCGGGCGGCCTGTTCGTGCTCCCCGGCGTGGTCGCGCTGCTGGCGCTGTCCGCCGTCTACGTCGCCTTCGGCACCACCACGGCGATCACCGCGGTCTTCACCGGTCTGGCCGCGGCGGTGCTGGCGATCGTCGTCCAGGCGGTGATCCGGGTGGCCGGGCGCGCGCTGGCCAGCCGGGCGCTCGTCGTCCTGGCGGTGGCCTCGTTCCTCGCCCTGGCGGTGTTCGGCGTCCCGTTCCCGGTGGTCGTCGCTCTCGCCGGGGTCGCCGGCTGGGCACTCGGCCGGTGGCGACCGGCCGCGCTGCCCCAGAAGGTGGCCGCCGACGGCGCGGACGCCGGTCCGCCGCCGGTGATCTCCGACGACGTGCTGCACCACGAGGCCCCCACCGCGCGCCGCACCGTGCGGGTGCTGCTCGTCGGGCTGGTCGCCTGGGGCCTGCCGATCGCGGCCGTCGGCGTGCTGACCGGTGCGCACAGCGTGTTCACCGAGCAGGCGCTCTTCTTCTCCGGCGCCGCGGTGGTCACCTTCGGCGGCGCCTACGCCGTGCTCGCCTACGTCGCGCAGCAGGCCGTGGCCGTCTACGGCTGGCTGTCCCCCGGCGAGATGGTCCGCGGCCTGGCGCTGGCCGAGACGACGCCCGGGCCGCTGGTCATGGTGGTCCAGTTCGTCGCCTTCCTCGGCGCCTACCGGGCACCCGGCGACCTGGACCCCTGGGTTGCCGCGGTGCTGGCCTCGCTGCTGGTCACCTGGGTGACCTTCGTGCCGAGCTTCCTGTTCGTGCTGCTCGGCGCCCCGTACATGGAGCAGCTGCGCGGCAACCGGTCGCTGTCGGCGGCGCTCACCGGGATCACCGCCGCCGTGGTCGGCGTCATCGCGAACCTGGGCGTGTACTTCGCGGTGCACACGCTGTTCTCCGGCGTCGTCGAGGTCGACCGCGGTCCGCTGTCGCTCGAGCTGCCCGACCTGACCACCCTGCGGCCGGTGCCGCTCGTCATCGCCGCGGTCGCCGCGGTGCTGCTCTTCCGGCTGCGGTGGTCGGTGCTGCGGACGCTCGGCGTCGCCGCGCTGCTCGGCCTGGTCGCCGGCCTCGTGGGGCTGCCGGTCGGCTGA
- a CDS encoding chromate resistance protein ChrB domain-containing protein: MRWATRAGVHIDRAACAWLIRRAVDPDAEFVFVGDLAEVPADATPFDMRGVDLGHHGGDCTFETILRRHQLTDPVLWKIAEIVHEADLDDARFDAPEAPGLDVVLRGLSMTGSDERTLAVSGPVFDALYEFHRRRLLLGREPA; this comes from the coding sequence GTGAGGTGGGCGACCCGGGCCGGGGTGCACATCGACCGCGCCGCCTGCGCCTGGCTCATCCGGCGGGCGGTCGACCCGGACGCGGAGTTCGTGTTCGTCGGCGACCTGGCCGAGGTGCCGGCCGACGCCACGCCCTTCGACATGCGCGGGGTCGACCTCGGGCACCACGGGGGCGACTGCACCTTCGAGACCATCCTGCGCCGGCACCAGCTCACCGACCCGGTCCTGTGGAAGATCGCCGAGATCGTGCACGAGGCCGACCTCGACGACGCGCGCTTCGACGCACCCGAGGCCCCCGGCCTGGACGTCGTCCTGCGCGGGCTGTCGATGACCGGCAGCGACGAGCGCACCCTCGCCGTCTCCGGCCCGGTCTTCGACGCGCTCTACGAGTTCCACCGCCGCCGCCTGCTGCTCGGCCGCGAACCGGCATGA
- a CDS encoding Chromate resistance protein ChrB encodes MPTTEASPGEWVLLSYRLPREPSGPRTTLWRRLRRLGVAQLSDGLVALPADARTREQLEWLADDVLASAGTADLWLARPATLAQERELAAGMAATRAEEYRELTGACRLAMTADRQQRTRALRRLRGDWRAIDRRDFFPPPERELAAAALRELAAAAAADEAPVAGGTP; translated from the coding sequence GTGCCGACGACGGAGGCCTCCCCGGGCGAGTGGGTGCTGCTGTCCTACCGGCTGCCCCGCGAGCCCTCGGGTCCGCGGACGACGCTGTGGCGGCGGCTGAGGCGCCTGGGCGTCGCCCAGCTCTCCGACGGGCTGGTGGCCCTGCCCGCCGACGCCCGCACCCGCGAGCAGCTGGAGTGGCTCGCCGATGACGTCCTGGCCTCGGCGGGCACCGCCGACCTCTGGCTGGCCCGCCCGGCGACCCTCGCCCAGGAGCGGGAGCTGGCGGCCGGGATGGCGGCCACCCGGGCGGAGGAGTACCGCGAGCTGACCGGCGCCTGCCGGCTGGCGATGACGGCGGACCGGCAGCAGCGCACCCGGGCGCTGCGCCGGTTGCGCGGCGACTGGCGGGCCATCGACCGCCGCGACTTCTTCCCCCCGCCGGAGCGCGAGCTCGCCGCGGCCGCCCTCCGCGAGCTGGCCGCGGCCGCTGCCGCCGACGAGGCGCCGGTCGCCGGGGGAACGCCGTGA
- a CDS encoding RNB domain-containing ribonuclease, with the protein MARVLKVSGPLDFAAVREEAGVPDEFPAAVLAEADQVAADPPLPEHDATDLPLVTIDPPGARDLDQAVHLTRTAGGYRVSYAIADVGAFVALGGALDAEARRRGQTVYCPDGRTPLHPPQLSEGAASLLPGQLRPAALWTIDLDADAEVTAVDLRRARVRSRAQLDYASVGQQVPPELELLPEIGRLLEARARERGAIELGTPSQEVEPGPDGGWTVVFRGQSDVEGWNAQISLLTGRCAARLMLDGGVGVLRTLPPADPGAVEALRRLAPGLGVDWPAGAGPGEVIAGLDPAQPRHATFLDAAASLLRGAAYTAFAGPTPAQPGHGGVGAPYAHVTAPLRRLVDRFGTEVCLALAAGQRPGADLLAALPELPGLMAASDRRTHEVDRAVIDLVEATLLADRTGEVFDAVVLDAEDRRSTVVLTDLAVQARCDGRLTPGERVRVRLTTADPATRTVRFAAAGG; encoded by the coding sequence GTGGCTCGCGTGCTGAAGGTGTCCGGACCGCTCGACTTCGCCGCGGTCCGGGAGGAGGCCGGGGTCCCCGACGAGTTCCCGGCGGCCGTGCTGGCCGAGGCCGACCAGGTGGCCGCCGATCCGCCGCTGCCCGAGCACGACGCGACCGACCTGCCGCTGGTGACCATCGACCCGCCCGGCGCCCGTGACCTCGACCAGGCCGTGCACCTGACCCGCACCGCCGGGGGCTACCGGGTGTCCTACGCGATCGCCGACGTCGGGGCCTTCGTCGCCCTGGGCGGCGCGCTCGACGCCGAGGCCCGCCGCCGCGGCCAGACCGTCTACTGCCCCGACGGCCGGACGCCGCTGCACCCGCCGCAGCTGTCCGAGGGCGCAGCCAGCCTGCTGCCCGGCCAGCTCCGCCCGGCCGCGCTGTGGACGATCGACCTGGACGCCGACGCGGAGGTCACCGCCGTCGACCTGCGCCGCGCCCGGGTCCGCAGCCGCGCCCAGCTGGACTACGCGTCGGTGGGCCAGCAGGTGCCGCCGGAGCTGGAGCTGCTGCCCGAGATCGGCCGGCTGCTGGAGGCGCGCGCCCGGGAGCGCGGCGCGATCGAGCTCGGCACGCCGTCCCAGGAGGTCGAGCCCGGCCCGGACGGCGGCTGGACGGTCGTGTTCCGCGGCCAGTCCGACGTCGAGGGCTGGAACGCGCAGATCTCGCTGCTCACCGGGCGGTGCGCGGCCCGGCTGATGCTCGACGGCGGGGTCGGGGTGCTGCGCACGCTGCCGCCGGCCGACCCGGGCGCGGTCGAGGCGCTCCGCCGTCTGGCGCCCGGGCTCGGCGTCGACTGGCCGGCCGGCGCCGGGCCCGGTGAGGTCATCGCCGGCCTGGACCCGGCACAGCCCCGGCACGCCACCTTCCTGGACGCCGCCGCCTCCCTGCTGCGCGGCGCGGCCTACACCGCCTTCGCCGGCCCGACGCCCGCCCAGCCCGGGCACGGCGGCGTCGGCGCCCCCTACGCGCACGTGACCGCGCCGCTGCGCCGGCTGGTCGACCGGTTCGGCACCGAGGTCTGCCTGGCGCTGGCCGCGGGCCAGCGGCCTGGAGCCGACCTGCTCGCCGCACTGCCGGAGCTGCCCGGGCTGATGGCCGCCTCCGACCGGCGCACGCACGAGGTCGACCGTGCCGTCATCGACCTGGTCGAGGCCACCCTGCTGGCCGACCGGACCGGTGAGGTCTTCGACGCCGTCGTGCTCGACGCGGAGGACAGGCGGTCCACCGTGGTGCTCACCGACCTGGCCGTGCAGGCCCGCTGCGACGGCCGGCTGACCCCGGGCGAGCGGGTCCGGGTCCGGCTGACCACGGCCGACCCGGCCACCCGCACCGTCCGGTTCGCCGCCGCCGGGGGCTGA
- a CDS encoding winged helix-turn-helix domain-containing protein, translated as MPENRPRLTDPAVLDALAHPVRLDVLGYLMSAGPATASQCARAVGDTPSNCSYHLRVLAAHGLVEPDESGDGRSRPWRTTLTGFSVGADDPDGEAGVARMLAASVELDHHLAREYLRGRDDVPERWLEVDAHATYGLALAPDELADVVRRIDEIVRPYLQPTRTDAPADAEHVHLAITAFPRLPFGSRS; from the coding sequence GTGCCGGAGAACCGCCCCAGGCTGACCGATCCCGCCGTGCTCGACGCGCTGGCGCACCCGGTGCGGCTGGACGTGCTCGGCTACCTCATGTCGGCCGGCCCGGCCACCGCCTCCCAGTGCGCGCGTGCCGTCGGGGACACCCCGTCGAACTGCAGTTACCACCTGCGCGTGCTCGCCGCGCACGGCCTGGTCGAGCCCGACGAGTCGGGTGACGGCCGGTCCCGCCCGTGGCGGACCACCCTCACCGGGTTCTCCGTGGGCGCCGACGACCCGGACGGGGAGGCAGGTGTCGCCCGGATGCTCGCGGCCTCGGTGGAGCTGGACCACCACCTGGCGCGCGAGTACCTGCGCGGCCGCGACGACGTCCCGGAGCGCTGGCTCGAGGTCGACGCGCACGCGACCTACGGCCTCGCGCTGGCACCCGACGAGCTCGCCGACGTGGTCCGGCGCATCGACGAGATCGTGCGGCCCTACCTCCAGCCCACCCGCACCGACGCCCCGGCCGACGCAGAGCACGTCCACCTGGCGATCACGGCGTTCCCCCGGCTCCCCTTCGGCTCGCGGTCGTGA
- a CDS encoding MFS transporter, which translates to MSAGAGTETAKGTDRLRGGSAMAVPAFRRLWIAGVVSDAGDWLMFIALPLVVLQLTGSAFGTSIAFLLELAPPVLLAPLVGRLVDRLPGRGVMVAALLAQAGSLLPLLAVHDRSDLPVVYGVIVAQATFATVFEPAKNAVLPTLVGPERIVSANALVGLNNDLGRIVGGPLGGVLLAFAGLGGVAAADIATYLVAAAFVASLPGQRAARRTEGAGDVTARRGGGVLRALRDPATGVPIAIVVLAAVAQGLFLVLFVFFVTDVLGGDEADVGVLRGVQAVGAIAAGAALGVLGARLDVLRLTLVGVLAFAAVTAVTWNVSFLTHALPLYAVLFGVIGAPAVLMGAGLTSLLQRAAPGGQLGSVFAALGLGQALGQAVGILAGGVLQDVVGTLPLMELQAGCYAAAALLALVLLPRTARPISHAPDEEPGVSGPVG; encoded by the coding sequence GTGAGCGCCGGGGCCGGCACGGAGACCGCGAAGGGGACCGACCGCCTGCGGGGCGGGTCGGCGATGGCCGTGCCCGCCTTCCGCCGGCTGTGGATCGCGGGCGTCGTCTCCGACGCCGGCGACTGGCTGATGTTCATCGCGCTCCCGCTGGTGGTGCTGCAGCTCACCGGCTCCGCGTTCGGCACCTCGATCGCCTTCCTGCTCGAGCTCGCACCCCCGGTCCTGCTCGCACCGCTGGTGGGCCGGCTGGTCGACCGCCTCCCGGGCCGGGGGGTCATGGTCGCGGCGCTGCTGGCCCAGGCCGGGTCGCTGCTGCCGCTGCTCGCGGTGCACGACCGGTCCGACCTGCCGGTGGTCTACGGCGTCATCGTCGCCCAGGCGACGTTCGCGACGGTCTTCGAACCGGCCAAGAACGCCGTGCTGCCGACGCTCGTGGGCCCGGAGCGGATCGTGTCCGCCAACGCCCTCGTCGGTCTCAACAACGACCTGGGCCGCATCGTCGGCGGTCCGCTCGGCGGCGTGCTGCTGGCGTTCGCCGGTCTCGGGGGTGTCGCTGCCGCCGACATCGCGACCTACCTGGTGGCCGCCGCCTTCGTCGCGTCCCTGCCGGGGCAGCGGGCGGCGCGACGCACGGAGGGCGCCGGCGACGTCACGGCGCGGCGGGGCGGCGGTGTGCTGCGCGCGCTGCGCGACCCGGCCACCGGTGTCCCGATCGCGATCGTCGTCCTCGCCGCCGTCGCCCAGGGGCTCTTCCTGGTGCTGTTCGTCTTCTTCGTGACCGACGTCCTCGGCGGCGACGAGGCCGACGTCGGTGTGCTGCGCGGCGTGCAGGCGGTCGGTGCGATCGCCGCCGGTGCGGCGCTGGGCGTGCTGGGCGCGCGGCTCGACGTCCTGCGGCTCACCCTCGTCGGCGTCCTCGCCTTCGCCGCGGTCACGGCGGTCACCTGGAACGTCTCGTTCCTCACCCACGCCCTGCCGCTGTACGCCGTCCTCTTCGGCGTGATCGGCGCGCCCGCCGTCCTCATGGGTGCCGGCCTGACCAGCCTGCTGCAGCGGGCAGCCCCCGGCGGGCAACTCGGCAGCGTCTTCGCGGCGCTGGGTCTCGGGCAGGCCCTCGGCCAGGCGGTCGGCATCCTGGCCGGCGGCGTGCTCCAGGACGTCGTCGGCACGCTCCCGCTGATGGAGCTCCAGGCCGGCTGCTACGCCGCCGCGGCCCTCCTCGCCCTCGTGCTGCTGCCGCGGACCGCCCGCCCGATCTCGCACGCTCCGGATGAGGAGCCGGGCGTCTCCGGTCCGGTGGGATGA